A single window of Phyllostomus discolor isolate MPI-MPIP mPhyDis1 chromosome 13, mPhyDis1.pri.v3, whole genome shotgun sequence DNA harbors:
- the GAS2L1 gene encoding GAS2-like protein 1 isoform X1, which translates to MADPVAGIASSAAKSVRPFRSSEAYVEAMKEDLAEWLNALYGLGLPSGGDGFLMGLATGTTLCQHANAVTEAARALAAARPARGVAFQAHSVVPGSFMARDNVATFIGWCRVELGVPEVLMFETEDLVLRKNEKSVVLCLLEVARRGARLGLLAPRLVQFEQEIEQELRAAPSAPSAPNAPTAGEDTPETAAAPGVPARGPRMTPMDLRNLDELVREILGRCTCPDQFPMIKVSEGKYRVGDSSLLIFVRVLRSHVMVRVGGGWDTLEHYLDKHDPCRCSSTAHRPPQPRTQTFSPQRGSPIPSPRAGSPTPGGERRGSRPEVTPTSLRSSKEGPETSLRARDSLPPHPRSRRYSGDSDSSASSAQSGPLGARSDDSSTAPWRERPSRRLTTGTPASPRRPPAPRSQSRDQLDQLDRGRPREAPGGRRAQLSTPSPARRARSQSREEYAVLLVRRDRDGQHSWVPRGRGSGGSGRSSPRTPRACSPAAPRPPRVPSPSPELGTTPASVFRTPLQLDPQHEQQLFRRLEEEFLANARALEAAAGGTPPGPAPDLARAPDPAAPDSAYCSTSSSSSSLSILGGKCGQPGDSGRMANGLPGCRGPALSSSSDEGSPCPAVGGLPDAAGSHLAGPEPLRTWARGRMDSQPDRKPSRIPTPRGPRRPSLPTVPGAWHALHSVSPRAEPDSWM; encoded by the exons ATGGCGGACCCAGTGGCAGGCATTGCAAGCTCGGCAGCCAAAAGCGTGAGGCCATTCCGTTCGAGTGAGGCCTATGTGGAGGCCATGAAGGAGGACCTGGCCGAGTGGCTCAACGCCTTGTACGGACTGGGGCTGCCCAGTGGCGGTGATGGCTTCCTGATGGGCCTGGCCACCGGCACCACTCTGTGCCAGCATGCCAACGCGGTCACCGAGGCTGCCCGTGCTTTGGCTGCTGCCCGCCCAGCGCGAGGTGTGGCTTTCCAGGCCCACAGCGTGGTGCCCGGCTCCTTCATGGCCCGAGACAACGTGGCCACCTTCATCGGCTGGTGCCGAGTGGAGCTGGGAGTGCCCGAAGTGCTCATGTTTGAGACCGAGGACTTGGTGCTGCGGAAGAACGAGAAGAGCGTGGTGCTCTGCCTGCTGGAGGTGGCTCGGCGCGGGGCCCGCCTCGGCTTGCTCGCTCCTCGCCTCGTGCAGTTTGAACAGGAGATTGAGCAGGAGCTGCGTGCTGCACCCTCGGCCCCCAGTGCCCCCAATGCCCCCACTGCCGGGGAGGACACCCCCGAAACTGCTGCTGCACCAGGGGTTCCCGCCCGTGGGCCCCGCATGACGCCCATGGACCTCCGCAACCTCGACGAACTG GTGAGGGAGATCTTGGGCCGCTGCACCTGCCCAGACCAATTTCCCATGATCAAGGTCTCGGAGGGGAAGTACCGCGTGGGAGACTCCAGCCTGCTTATCTTTGTACGG GTGCTGAGGAGCCATGTGATGGTTCGAGTGGGTGGCGGCTGGGACACGCTGGAGCACTACCTAGACAAGCATGACCCTTGCCGCTGCTCCTCCACAG CGCACCGCCCACCCCAGCCGAGGACCCAAACCTTCTCCCCCCAGAGGGGATCACCCATCCCCAGCCCCCGAGCTGGTAGCCCAACACCAGGGGGTGAGCGGCGAGGCTCCCGGCCAGAGGTGACACCCACCAGCTTACGAAGTTCAAAGGAGGGGCCCGAGACCTCACTCAG ggcccgggATTCACTGCCCCCTCATCCCCGCTCTCGACGCTACTCTGGGGACAGCGACTCTTCAGCCTCCTCAGCCCAGAGCGGCCCACTCGGTGCCCGAAGTGATGACTCAAGCACTGCTCCCTGGAGGGAACGGCCTAGCCGGCGGCTGACCACAGGCACCCCAGCCTCCCCGAGACGGCCACCTGCCCCTCGAAGCCAGTCCCGAGACCAGCTAGATCAGCTAGATCGGGGCCGGCCCCGGGAggccccaggaggcaggagagccCAGCTGTCAACCCCCAGTCCTGCCCGAAGGGCCCGGAGCCAGAGCCGCGAGGAGTATGCTGTGCTGCTTGTGCGTAGGGACCGAGATGGGCAGCACTCGTGGGTGCCACGGGGTAGGGGCAGTGGGGGCTCCGGCAGGAGCAGCCCCCGTACTCCCCGTGCCTGCAGCCCTGCAGCACCCCGGCCTCCCCGGgtccccagccccagtccagagCTGGGCACCACACCGGCCAGTGTCTTCCGCACCCCCCTGCAGCTTGATCCGCAGCACGAGCAGCAGTTGTTCAGGCGCCTGGAAGAGGAGTTCCTGGCCAATGCCCGAGCCCttgaggctgctgctggggggaCGCCCCCTGGACCAGCCCCTGACCTGGCTCGGGCCCCAGACCCTGCAGCTCCCGACTCAGCCTACTGTTCCACCAGTTCCTCCTCTTCGTCCCTCAGCATCCTGGGTGGCAAGTGTGGCCAACCGGGGGACTCTGGCCGGATGGCCAATGGGCTGCCTGGGTGCCGCGGTCCAGCCCTGTCCAGCTCTTCCGATGAAGGTagcccctgccctgctgtgggGGGGCTTCCAGATGCAGCTGGGAGCCACCTGGCTGGCCCTGAGCCCCTGAGGACCTGGGCACGGGGCCGGATGGACTCACAGCCAGACCGAAAACCCTCACGAATCCCCACACCTAGGGGCCCCCGCCGCCCATCTTTACCCACGGTGCCTGGGGCCTGGCATGCCCTACATTCGGTCAGCCCAAGGGCTGAGCCAGATTCCTGGATGTAA
- the GAS2L1 gene encoding GAS2-like protein 1 isoform X2 has protein sequence MADPVAGIASSAAKSVRPFRSSEAYVEAMKEDLAEWLNALYGLGLPSGGDGFLMGLATGTTLCQHANAVTEAARALAAARPARGVAFQAHSVVPGSFMARDNVATFIGWCRVELGVPEVLMFETEDLVLRKNEKSVVLCLLEVARRGARLGLLAPRLVQFEQEIEQELRAAPSAPSAPNAPTAGEDTPETAAAPGVPARGPRMTPMDLRNLDELVREILGRCTCPDQFPMIKVSEGKYRVGDSSLLIFVRVLRSHVMVRVGGGWDTLEHYLDKHDPCRCSSAAHRPPQPRTQTFSPQRGSPIPSPRAGSPTPGGERRGSRPEVTPTSLRSSKEGPETSLRARDSLPPHPRSRRYSGDSDSSASSAQSGPLGARSDDSSTAPWRERPSRRLTTGTPASPRRPPAPRSQSRDQLDQLDRGRPREAPGGRRAQLSTPSPARRARSQSREEYAVLLVRRDRDGQHSWVPRGRGSGGSGRSSPRTPRACSPAAPRPPRVPSPSPELGTTPASVFRTPLQLDPQHEQQLFRRLEEEFLANARALEAAAGGTPPGPAPDLARAPDPAAPDSAYCSTSSSSSSLSILGGKCGQPGDSGRMANGLPGCRGPALSSSSDEGSPCPAVGGLPDAAGSHLAGPEPLRTWARGRMDSQPDRKPSRIPTPRGPRRPSLPTVPGAWHALHSVSPRAEPDSWM, from the exons ATGGCGGACCCAGTGGCAGGCATTGCAAGCTCGGCAGCCAAAAGCGTGAGGCCATTCCGTTCGAGTGAGGCCTATGTGGAGGCCATGAAGGAGGACCTGGCCGAGTGGCTCAACGCCTTGTACGGACTGGGGCTGCCCAGTGGCGGTGATGGCTTCCTGATGGGCCTGGCCACCGGCACCACTCTGTGCCAGCATGCCAACGCGGTCACCGAGGCTGCCCGTGCTTTGGCTGCTGCCCGCCCAGCGCGAGGTGTGGCTTTCCAGGCCCACAGCGTGGTGCCCGGCTCCTTCATGGCCCGAGACAACGTGGCCACCTTCATCGGCTGGTGCCGAGTGGAGCTGGGAGTGCCCGAAGTGCTCATGTTTGAGACCGAGGACTTGGTGCTGCGGAAGAACGAGAAGAGCGTGGTGCTCTGCCTGCTGGAGGTGGCTCGGCGCGGGGCCCGCCTCGGCTTGCTCGCTCCTCGCCTCGTGCAGTTTGAACAGGAGATTGAGCAGGAGCTGCGTGCTGCACCCTCGGCCCCCAGTGCCCCCAATGCCCCCACTGCCGGGGAGGACACCCCCGAAACTGCTGCTGCACCAGGGGTTCCCGCCCGTGGGCCCCGCATGACGCCCATGGACCTCCGCAACCTCGACGAACTG GTGAGGGAGATCTTGGGCCGCTGCACCTGCCCAGACCAATTTCCCATGATCAAGGTCTCGGAGGGGAAGTACCGCGTGGGAGACTCCAGCCTGCTTATCTTTGTACGG GTGCTGAGGAGCCATGTGATGGTTCGAGTGGGTGGCGGCTGGGACACGCTGGAGCACTACCTAGACAAGCATGACCCTTGCCGCTGCTCCT CTGCAGCGCACCGCCCACCCCAGCCGAGGACCCAAACCTTCTCCCCCCAGAGGGGATCACCCATCCCCAGCCCCCGAGCTGGTAGCCCAACACCAGGGGGTGAGCGGCGAGGCTCCCGGCCAGAGGTGACACCCACCAGCTTACGAAGTTCAAAGGAGGGGCCCGAGACCTCACTCAG ggcccgggATTCACTGCCCCCTCATCCCCGCTCTCGACGCTACTCTGGGGACAGCGACTCTTCAGCCTCCTCAGCCCAGAGCGGCCCACTCGGTGCCCGAAGTGATGACTCAAGCACTGCTCCCTGGAGGGAACGGCCTAGCCGGCGGCTGACCACAGGCACCCCAGCCTCCCCGAGACGGCCACCTGCCCCTCGAAGCCAGTCCCGAGACCAGCTAGATCAGCTAGATCGGGGCCGGCCCCGGGAggccccaggaggcaggagagccCAGCTGTCAACCCCCAGTCCTGCCCGAAGGGCCCGGAGCCAGAGCCGCGAGGAGTATGCTGTGCTGCTTGTGCGTAGGGACCGAGATGGGCAGCACTCGTGGGTGCCACGGGGTAGGGGCAGTGGGGGCTCCGGCAGGAGCAGCCCCCGTACTCCCCGTGCCTGCAGCCCTGCAGCACCCCGGCCTCCCCGGgtccccagccccagtccagagCTGGGCACCACACCGGCCAGTGTCTTCCGCACCCCCCTGCAGCTTGATCCGCAGCACGAGCAGCAGTTGTTCAGGCGCCTGGAAGAGGAGTTCCTGGCCAATGCCCGAGCCCttgaggctgctgctggggggaCGCCCCCTGGACCAGCCCCTGACCTGGCTCGGGCCCCAGACCCTGCAGCTCCCGACTCAGCCTACTGTTCCACCAGTTCCTCCTCTTCGTCCCTCAGCATCCTGGGTGGCAAGTGTGGCCAACCGGGGGACTCTGGCCGGATGGCCAATGGGCTGCCTGGGTGCCGCGGTCCAGCCCTGTCCAGCTCTTCCGATGAAGGTagcccctgccctgctgtgggGGGGCTTCCAGATGCAGCTGGGAGCCACCTGGCTGGCCCTGAGCCCCTGAGGACCTGGGCACGGGGCCGGATGGACTCACAGCCAGACCGAAAACCCTCACGAATCCCCACACCTAGGGGCCCCCGCCGCCCATCTTTACCCACGGTGCCTGGGGCCTGGCATGCCCTACATTCGGTCAGCCCAAGGGCTGAGCCAGATTCCTGGATGTAA
- the RASL10A gene encoding ras-like protein family member 10A, whose protein sequence is MGGSLRVAVLGAPGVGKTAIIRQFLFGDYPERHQPTDGPRLYRPAVLLDGAVYDLSIRDGDGAGPGQSPRGLEEWPDAKDWSLQDTDAFVLVYDICSPDSFDYVKALRQRIAETRPAGAPEAPILVVGNKRDRQRQRFGPRRALAALVRRGWRCGYLECSAKYNWHVLRLFRELLRCALVRARPAHPALRLQGALHPARCSLM, encoded by the exons ATGGGGGGCAGCCTGCGGGTGGCCGTACTCGGAGCCCCGGGAGTGGGCAAGACGGCCATCATCCGCCAGTTCCTGTTCGGCGACTACCCCGAGCGCCACCAGCCCACGGATGGGCCGCGCCTCTACCGGCCCGCGGTGCTGCTCGACGGCGCCGTCTACGACCTGAGCATCCGCGACGGTGACGGCGCTGGACCCGGTCAGAGCCCCAGGGGTCTAGAG GAGTGGCCAGACGCTAAGGACTGGAGCCTGCAGGACACGGACGCCTTCGTGCTGGTCTATGACATCTGCAGCCCGGACAGCTTCGACTACGTGAAGGCGCTGCGGCAGCGGATTGCAGAGACCAG GCCGGCAGGTGCGCCCGAGGCACCCATCCTCGTGGTAGGCAACAAGCGGGACCGGCAACGGCAGCGCTTTGGGCCTCGGCGAGCACTGGCTGCCCTGGTTCGCAGGGGCTGGCGCTGCGGCTACCTCGAGTGCTCAGCTAAGTACAATTGGCACGTGCTGCGTCTCTTTCGCGAGCTGCTACGCTGCGCTCTGGTGCGCGCGCGGCCTGCACACCCAGCCCTGCGCCTACAGGGGGCGTTGCACCCCGCACGCTGCAGCCTCATGTGA